The nucleotide window ACGGTTACGGCGGACGGGCGATGCTCGTCGACCTGGAGTCGGGAGCGGTCCGGGAGATCGACCAGGGGCGTGACCGGCAGCCGATATCGGCGTCGGCCTGCCCGTCCTGACGCCGGACTCGACGGCCCGCCACAGACGGGGTGTCTCACTGCGGGACGGGCGCTGTCTGTGGCACGGAAAGCGAGGACGGCGGTGGTGGCGGGACAACCAGTTGCGATGCCAGACCGTTCCTGTCGCCCAGTCTTCCGCCGTCCAGGGTGGGTGTGGGGTGGTAAGACGGCGACAGCCGGACCGTCCGACGTGCCTCTGACATTCGACCGGTCGTCGTCCTTCTGTCGCCACTCTCCCGTCGGGGCCGGTCGGGTATGGATTCGTTCGCTAGCATTCCAACGGCCGCCCGCGACGGGGGGCTAATTACTGAAACGCCGGCCGCGACGGCCGGAGCCCGTGACCCTCTCAGCGCGCCGTCCCGGCCGGGTCGTCGAACAGGAGCGCGAACACGCGGCGCTGGCCCTCCCGGAGGTGTCGGGTGACCGTCGGCTGCGAGACCCCGAGCAGCTCGGCCAGCTCCGAACCCGTCGTCTCGCGGGGCGACTCGAAGAAGCCACTCTCGTATGCGGTTCTCAGGACCTCGAGCTGGCGGTCGGTCAGCGCGGCGTCGACGTCGGTCCCGAAGCTACGGCGCGTCCGGGCCGGGCCGTCGACCTCCTGGCGCGCGAGTAGCTCCGTCCCGGGGTAGTGGTCGCTCACCCGGGCGACAAACTCCCGGATATCCCGCTCCTGTGGGAGTCTGACGGTCGCCGTGGTCTCCCCGGGGTGAGCGACCACGTCCTCGGGGATGGCGCCACAGGAGAGGAGTGTCGCCGCCACGCTCCCCTCGGCGACGGTCACCCGGAACACGTACTCCGCCCCACTGTTCACCTCGGTCAGTGACTCGACGGCGACGGAGCCGGCCTCGAGGGCGTGAAGCTCCTCGACCGGCGGGTCGGTCAGCGCGAAGACGAGCCGGGTCGACCCAGTCGCATCCGGCGTCAGCTCGTAGTAGCTCACCGGCTCGCCGGCCGTCGCCGCCACGAGATTCATGAACCCCTCCCCGCCCGGGATCCGCAACTCCAGCTCCGTGCTCCGGTCGGCGAGGACACCCTGCCGGGCCTCGGCGACGTTGATCCCGTAGCCGACGGTCTCGCCGAGGTTCACGAGCGTCTCCCCCATCTCGGCGAAGGCGCCGGGGTCGGTCGCGTAGACAGCCAACGCGCCGTACTGGACCCCGCGGTCGGTCAGCGGGACCGCACACGCCGACTGGAACCCCCGCTCGGCCGCCGCCCGCGCCCACTCGCTGCGCTGGAGGTGGTCGGTCACGTCGACGCAGGTCGCTTCCCCGCCTGCCGCCCGCGCGGCCGGTTCACCGACCCCCCCGTTCAGCTCAAGCGGAGCGTCGTCGAGGTAGCCGGCGCCGTCACCGGCCCAGGCCCGGGGTTCGACCCGGTCGCCGTCGGGCGGGACCGAGCCGATCCAGGCGAACGCGAAGGCCTCGTCGGTCAGCCGCCGGCAGACCATCTCCTCCAGTTCGGCGCGCGAGCGGGCGCGGACGAGAACCCGGTTCACCTCCCGGACGAGCCGGCCGGCCACCTCGACCCGCTCCAGACGGCTCGCCTGCCGGGAGAGTGTCGCCTCCCGCTCGCGCGCGGCCCGCTCGTGTGCCACCCGCTCCAGCGCACTCGTCGCGGTCGAGGCGAGCAGGTCCACCAGCGTCCGCTCGCGGGTGTTGAAGGTACCAGGGGTCCGCGAGGCAGCGACGAGGACGCCGTGCTCGTTGAGCGGCACGAAGACGGCGCTCCGGGCGTCGGTGTCGGGGTTCGCGAGCCGGTCGGCCTCCGCGAGGTAGTCGAACGTCCGGGTCTCGCCGGTCGCGTAGGCCTGCCAGACCTGAGCGTCGCCGTTCCCCGGACCGAACGTCAGCGTGTCGCCGTAAAACTCCCTGAGGAGGGCGGTGACGGTCGCCGGTTCGAGGACGTTCTTTTCGGGGTCGAACCGGAAGACGCCGACGGCCTCGACGTCCAGCACGTCCGTCGCGACTTCGACCGCCGTCTCGTAGACTGTCCCGGCGGTCTCCGCACTTTCGAGCCGCTCGGCGGCCGCCTGCAGGAACTCGAGCGTTCGCTCGCGTTTGCGGTGCTGGAGCGAGCCGATGGTCCGTCCGACCGCCGCCCCGAGCCCGTCGAGCGCGTCCCGCTCGTGGACTCCGTAGGCGTCCCGGCGGGCGTCGCCGACGACCAGGAGGCGGTAGACTTCGCCCCGGTGGGCGACGGGGACGAACGCGAGGGTTCCGACCCCGCGTTCCTCGGCGAGACTCCGCCAGGCTGTGGGGGAGTTCTCCCCGCGGGGGTCGGCGACCTGCGTGCGCTCGCGCCCGACCGCGAGCAGGCCGGGGCTGGGACCCTCGGTGGGCACGAGGCTCGTGGCAGTCTCCTCGTCGACCCCCGCCGCCGTCCGGAACGTGAACTCGCGGTCGTCGTAGCAGAAGACGGCCACGAATTCGACGGGTCCGGCGCTTCCGACGGTGTCACGGACCGTCCGGTCGACTCCTGCCCGACTCGTCGCGTCCACGAGCCGTTCCTCGACCCGCTCTGCGAGCAACTCCAGGCGCTCGACCGACGAGACCGTCCGGTCGCCGGCGTCGCCTACGTCTGCTGGCATCGGCCCCCCCGTCGCGCTGCGGTGCGCGCCTCTCTGGAGTGCATGCTACGTGTGACGGCATTGTCGTTATAGAGGGATGATAGTTTGCCATGAGAGCCAAACGTCGCCGGCCGGGTGGGTGCTCTCTCAGCGCTCGACCGGGACCGTCAGCGAGGACTGGACCCAGGCGTACTCGTTGTGCGGATCCGAGACCATCGCCACCGTCGTGTCCCGGAGTTCGAACTCCTCGTACGTCTCGCGGACCGCGGCCCCGCCCGTCGTGTCGACTTCGCTCATACCCTCAGGTGGCGTCACACCGGCATAGCCGTACTTTCAAACATGTGACGCGGCCCGTTCGGCCGACGCTAACTATTGAACCCGGCGGCGACAGACGGGGATTCCGGGACGTTCAAGAGCGGCCGTCCCCCTCCCCCTGACATGACGGAGATACTTGACGGCGAGGCGCTCGCCGCGGAGGTCAGGGAGGGGCTCGTGGCGGCCATCGAGCGCCTGGCCGACGCCGGGGCCCGGCCGACGCTTGCGACGGTGCTGATGAGCGAGGACCCCGCCAGCGAGACCTACGTCTCGATGAAACAGGACGACTGCGCGGAGGTGGGGATCGAGGCCCGCGACATCGGGATCGACCCCGACGCGCCCGCCGCGGAGCTATACGATACCATCGACGACCTGAACGCAGACCCCGAAGTGAACGGGATTCTCGTCCAGATGCCCGTCCCCGACCACGTCGACAAGCGCCGCGTCCTCCGTCGGATCGACCCCGCGAAGGACGTCGACGGCTTCCACCCCGAGAACGTCGGCCGGCTGGTCGCGGGCGACGCCCGGTTCAAGCCCTGTACGCCCCACGGCATCCAGAAGCTGCTGGCAGCGGCCGGCGTCGACCCCGAGGGGAAAGACGCCGTCGTCGTCGGGCGCTCTGACATCGTCGGCAAGCCGATGGCGAACCTCCTGATGCAGAAGACCGCCGGCGGCAACGCCACGGTGACCGTCTGTCACTCCCGGACCGACGACCTGGCCGCGAAGACCCGCGGTGCGGACATCCTCGTCGCTGCCGCCGGCGCCCCGGAGATGATAGACGGCGACATGCTCAGCGAAGGGGTCGTGGTGGTCGACGTCGGCGTCAACCGCGTCGATGCCGACACCGAGAAGGGGTACGAACTCGTCGGGGACGTCGACTTCGAGAGCGCACGTGAGAAAGCGCGCGCCATCACGCCCGTCCCGGGCGGCGTGGGGCCGATGACCCGCGCGATGCTGCTGTACAACACGGTGAAGGCGACCGCCCAGGACGCGGGCGTCGAGGTCGACCTGCCCTGACCTGCCGGCCAACCACTCCGCTGTCGGCCTGTTCGACTCAGACCCGTTCCTGCGCCCGCGCGAGGGCCGTCTCGTCGTCCGCCTCGAGGTAAGCGTGCAGGTCACGGAGCGCACGGACGACCCGCTCCGCACGCTCGGGCTCGACGTCGCCGTCGAGCGCCTCGACACGCTTGCGCTCGGCGCGGACTCCCGAGAGCACCCGGCTCACCTCGCGGTCCGGGTCGTCGTACACCCGCCGGAGGTCGCTCACGTAGGCGTCCGCCGCGGCCGCGACCGCCAGCCCGCGCCCGGCGCGCAGCCCCGCGGGCACCTCCTCCGGGTCGGGGCGCTCGCCGCTGTCGGCGGTCCGCAGCAGCTCCAGCAGGTACAGCTCCGCCGCGTCGTCGACCCGCATCCGGCGCGCGAGTTCGGCCCCGACCCGCCGCAGCTCCGCCGCCGCCAGATACGTGTCGTCGAGCGGCTCCAGCCGGCCGGCGTGGACGAACCCCGCCCGACGGACGTACTCGGCAGACGCCTCGCCGGCTCGCCGTGCCAGCTCGTCGGTCGAGGCGGTGTCGACCGCGTTTCGCACCTCACTCAGGTCGAGTTCGACCGCGCCGCCGGTGTGCTCGGCGCGCTCGCCGACGCCGACGCTTCTGACCGAGCCACACGCCGGACACTGTATCTCCCCGGTCTCGTAGTACGACCAGCGCTCGCCACAGTCGGTACACTCGCGCTCGCCGCGTATCTCCATACGCCACCTACGCGCCAGCCGGGCATAAGCGCCGGCCATCGCTGCCGGCGGCGCCGGGGCTCCCGTCGGCCCGGTCGACACGGCAGACTCCCGGGGGCCCGGTTCGTGTCAACCGAGCGGCCGACATGTTTAAGTTCATCAACCCGGTTGTATCAGGTGACGCTTCGCTTGGAGGGCCGAAGCGTCAGCGGGGACCAATTCAGGGCGGCAAGCGTTCACGCGGGCCTTTTTCCGCCCGCGTGACTTGCTTTCCTTTCGCTGCACGCTCGCGAGCCACAGCCGCGTCTGTCTGCCGACAGCTGCCAGGACAGCTCCGCCACCCGGCCGCCGCGCGCCGCTCCGTCGTCTAGTATTCTGACCCGTCCGTCCGGCTACGCTTGCCCTCTCGTATAATATCGTGTACATGACTGGGTCGGTCGGCCGCCGCAGCTGGCGTCTCCCGTAGATATTCAGTTACCGTGTCACGTCGGTGTATTTACCCCGCTCAGAACTCCTCGGCCGTACTCTCGATATCCAGTCACGCCGGACGACTCCTGGCTTCCTTGCTCGACCCGAGTGACGGCCTGGTTACGTATTTGAAACGCCATATTTAAGATAATCAGACACGTACGGATCGGCAGAGCTCACCGATGTACGACCTGACAGGCTTCCAGCGCGACCTGCTGTACGTCATCGCCGGGAAGGAGGAGCCCCACGGGCTGGCGATCAAGGACGAACTCGAGGAGTACTACGAGAAGGAGATCCACCACGGGCGGCTGTATCCCAACCTCGACACGCTGGTCGACAAGGGGCTCGTGGAGAAGGGCCAGCGCGACCGACGAACCAACTTCTACAGCCTGACGCGCCGGGGCACCCGCGAGATCGAGGCCCGCCGCGAGTGGGAAGACCAGTACGTCGAGATGTAGTCCCGGCGGTGTCGTGGACTCCCTGTGGCTCCCGTTTCCCTCCACCCGTCCCCCACCGATGGACAGCCGCCTGCTGACCGCTGCCGTCGGCGTCGCCGCGAGCCTGCTCGTCAGCGCCCTCGCCTGGGTCGCCCTCGACACCCTCTTTCTGTTCTTTTTCGTCCCGTTCGTCCCCTTCCTGTTCCGACGCGGTGCCGACCGCACCGAGCCGACGGTCCGGCACTGCCCGGTCTGTGACTACCGGACGACCGACGACCGTCACGAGTACTGCCCCCGGGACGGCCACCGCCTGGAGTGAGGTCCCGGGACCGCTACTCCGGCCCGGAAACCGGTGGATACATTTTCCAGGCGTCCGCGCCCGGTTTCAATGGGAGTCGAACAGCTACTCATCGACTTTCTGCTCGGACCGCTCTCGCTGATCGACGTCGTTCTCAATCTCGGGGCTCTCGTCAACGAGATCGAGTTCACGCTGCGCCTGTTCGAGGTCGGACAGGGGGGGAGGTTTTTCGACGCGCTGATCAACGGCCGAACCTTCATCGGCAAGGCTATCACGGGTTTCTTCGGGACGATGTTCTGGCTGGGCGTGCTGGGCTCGGCCGCCTGAGCGGGTCCGGGTCGCGCCGACGCCGCCGGATCCGTGCCGCGGGCATCCGTGCCGCGGGAATCCGTGCCGCGGGGATTCCCTGGTCGCCGGCTCAGAACTGGTAGCGGCGGTCGTCGTTTTGCCCCTGCTGGGGAAAACTCGCCCCCATCTCGTCGAAGGTCATTCCGGAGAGGTATTCGTCGTAGGTGACGTCGTAGCCGCTCCGGAGGTGGAAATCGAGCGTGCCGGTCTCGACGGCGGTCTGGAAGAGCATGTGGACCGCCCGCCGAACCAGCTCGTCGGGGTCTTCGGGCTCCATGGCGGCGACGAGCATCGCCAGCTCGTTGCGGGTCTCGCGGTCCAGGTCCACCGGTAGCTCCTCGCCCAGGTCGCCGTACGTCGACTCGATATCCCCGGTCAGCTCCTCGAGGCTCATACCCCGGACACGGCGACCCCGCCGGAAACCCCTTTCGGGCTTGACGCACCCTCGGTCCACAGAGTCGCTCAGAAGTCCGGCAGGTCGTCGGGGGCCTCGTAGTCTGTCTCCCAGTCGATGTAGTCGGCCTTGAGCACGTCACACACCACCTGGCCGAGTTCGGTCAGGCCGGCGTTGATCGCCGAGACGGTCCCCCAGGAGTCGATGTCGGGGTGGATCTCCCGTTCCTTCCAGTCTTCCGGCAGGCCGGGGGCGTGATATCCCACCCGGTCGGCGTGGGAATCCCAGAAGAAATCGAAGCGCCCGAGCAGGTCCAGGTCGCGCACGACCGCGAAATCCTCCTCGGTCATGCCCGTGTCGGCGGCCCATTCGGCGAACGCTTCCTCCCAGGCCCCCTCACGGAGGAAGGACTCGATCTCCTCGCGTCGGTAGTCGGTGTCGCCGACGACCTCCGCGTCCTCGTACTCGTTGGGGTCCATCGCCTCCAGCTCCGGCGGGTCGGGCACTGCGACGTCGAGGGCCATACCGGAGTCACGGCGGCCACGACTAAGTCCCTTCGGCGGCCGATGCCGTTACGTGTAAACCCGCCGGCCCGCTACACCGGGCAATGACAGACAGCGGGCCGGACGGCGACCCGGCCGACGGGTCGTCCGGCGGGCCGGTCGACGACGGGAACGCCGCTGGCGGGCCGCCCGGAAACACCGCCGGGACCGGCGACGTCGAGGTCGTCGACCCCGCGTCGCCGATGCGGCCGCCCGGCGACGGGAAGGGGTCGGTGACGGTCGTCGGCACCGCCCACGTCTCCGAGGAGAGCGTCCGGGAGGTCGAGGAGACCATCGATCGCGAGCGGCCGGACGTCGTCGCAGTGGAACTCGACGAGTCCCGCTACCGCCGGCTGAAAGGCGGCGAGCCCGACGACATCGACCCGAAAGACCTCATCCGCGGCCGGACCGTCTTCCAGTTCATCGCCTACTGGCTGCTCTCCTACATCCAGGCGAAACTCGGCGAGCGCTTCGACGTCGAGCCCGGCGCGGACATGATGGCCGCCGTCGACACCGCCGAGCGGCTGGGGCTGGGGGTCGCGCTCGTCGACCGCGACATCCAGCTGACCGTCAGGCGGTTCTGGTCACGACTGCGCTTTCGCGAGAAGGCCGGCCTGTTCGCGACCCTCCTGGTCGGCACTGTCGGCCCCGTCACCGCCGGGCTGGGTGTCGGGTTCGCGGTCGGGACCTTCCTCGCACTCCCCGCGGAGATCCTGGCCGGGCCGCTGCTCGTTCCGCCGCTGAGTGTCGGCGTTCCGGTGGTCGGCGGGCTCGTCGGACTGGGCGCGACCGTCGTCGACCTGTTGCTGGTCGCCGGCGTGGTCGCCGCCGTCGTCGGGGTTCCGCTGGTGCTCGTCTTCTCTGCGCTCGGCGACACGGGCACCGACTACGGCGAACTGGAGATGGAGGAGCTGACCGACACTGATGTGGTGTCGGCGATGATGGAGGAGTTCCGGCGGCTCTCGCCGGGCGGGGCGGAGGCGCTGATCGACGAACGGGACGCCTACATCGCCCACCGACTGGTGGCGCTCCGGGAGGCCGGCTACCACGTGGTGGCCGTGGTCGGGGCGGGTCACCGCGAGGGGATCGAGGGGTATCTCGCGAACCCGGAGACGCTGCCGCCGGCGGCGTCGCTGACCGGGGAACCGTCCTCCTCGCGGTGGAAGAGCGCCCTCTACACCGCCGTCGGCTCGCTGTTCACGCTCGGCTTTCTGGCCTTTTTCGTCCTGCTCGCCATCGCCGGCGTCCGCCAGGGGTACCTGCTCACCCTCTTTGGCGTGTGGTTTCTGGTCAACGGTATCGTCGCCGCGGGGCTGGCGCTGGCTGCGGGTGCCCACTGGCCGAGCGCGGCCGTGGGCGGGGCGGTCGCGTGGCTCACGAGCGTCAACCCCCTGCTCGCGCCGGGGTGGTTCGCCGGCTACGTCGAACTCCGATACCTGGACATCAGCGTCGGCGACATCGGCCGGCTCAACGACCTGCTGGCCGACGAGGAGAAGCCGCTGGCCGACCTGTTCCGGTCGATGAAGCAGGTCCCCCTCTTCCGGCTCATCCTCGTCGTCGCGATGACCAACATCGGTAGCTTCGTGGCGAGCATCCTCTTTGCCACCGTCCTCCTCCCCTACCTCTCGGCCGACATCGGCGGGCTCGACGCGCTGGCCGGGCTGATGATAGAGGGGGCCCAGCGCAGCGCCGAGGCCATCTGGGGGGCGCTGACGTGACCCGCGACGGCGCGGCCCGCATCCGCTTCTCGCGGCGTGAACTCCGGGATTTCGCCGCCGCCTGGCTCGCGCTGACCGTCGCCTTCGCGCTCTTTTTCAACCGCGGGCTGCTCCGCGGGCTGCTCGCCGGCTTCGTCCAGCCGGACGTGCTCCTCCGGATCGCCGCCGAGAGCCTGGTCGTCGTCGGCACCGGCTTCCTGTTGCACGAACTCGCCCACAAGGTGGCCGCGGTCCGCTTCGGCCAGGCCGCCGAGTTCCGTGCCGACTACAGCATGCTCGGGCTGGCGGTGGTCTCGGCGCTGGCGGGCTTCCTGTTCGCCGCGCCCGGTGCCGTCCACCACCGCGGCCGCATCACCCCCCGGGAGAACGGCCTCATCGCACTTGCCGGTCCCGCGGTCAACGCGATTCTCGCCGCCGGGTTCCTGGCGGTCGCCCTCCTCGCCGACGGGCTCGTCGGTGCCGTCGGGAACCTCGGCTTCGTCGTCAACATCCTGCTCGCGGGGTTCAACATGATCCCCTTCGGCCCCCTGGACGGGCGGACGGTCCTCGACTGGAGCACGCCGGTCTTCGCAGTCAGTTTCGCGCTCACTGCCGGCGTGGCGGCGGTCGTCCTGTTCGGACCGCTCCTCCCGGCCCTGTAGCTATCGTAGGTCTTGAAGCATTTACACACCGACCACACTGCAGTCGTGCGGTCGAGTGTGCAATGGCTTTCAAGACCTACGATAGGCCCGGCCGGACCTGCCGCTCGAACGACCCGACGCTTCCGGCTGAAGGGAACTCTTACGCGGGCGGCAGCCAGCCGGTAGGGCCGGCGTAATCCGGCCACCCGGAGTGAAATGTCTTGTGGCCGTCAGGGTGATCGGCCCTCCGTATGCGGGTTCCGTGGTGGAAAAGAGAGAGAAAGTATTTATAACTCCCTTTGCAATTAGCTGTATGGAAACCAACAGACGTGCAGTCCTGAAGGCCAGCGGCATCGCTGCGCTGATGGGTTCGACCGGACTCGCGGGCTGTTCCGGCGGGCTCCTCGGCGGCGGCAACGGTTCCGCTGACTCCGGCCCCGCGACCTGGCAGTACGACCCGTCGGTGCTCGGCGAGTCGCCGAACGTCTTCTTCGGGTCGATGGACTACGCCACTATCTACGAGAACCGCGAGTTCTTCCCCGAGGACACGCGCAACAGCCTCGAACAGACCGACTCCAGCACGCCGGTCAATCCCGAGGACATCGACTTCCTGTCCGGCGTCGGCGGCGGGAGCGTCTCGATGATGGACAACTCCGGGAGCGGCGCCGGCTCGGTCGCGGTCGTCGGTTCCTTCGACCGGGACGCGATCGCCGACGAGATCGAGAGCCAGCCGGACTCGAGCCAGGTCGGCGAGTACGAGGGGTACACCCTCTACGAGAGCACCACGGTGGGCCAGCAGATGGGTCCGGACGCCTCGGGGTCGGCCACGGTCGGTGTGGGCGACGGGGCGCTCGTCGCCGGCTTCGCCTTCGCCTCGGGCACGTCGACGAGTTCCTCCGGCCGGGATGCCGTCGAGACGGCCATCGACTCCAGCAACGGCAACGCCGACCGCCTGCGCGGGAACAACGAGTACGCCACGACCGTCGCGGACAACGTCGGGGACGCGACCGCCCGCTTCGGCGGGGTCGGCGACCCCGACCTGATCGACCAGTACTCCGCCATGGCGGACTCCCAGACCCGGACCTACGTCGACGGGATGCGCGCCGGCGGGTTCGGGATGGCGCTCGAGGGCGAGACGACCACGTTCACCGTCGTCATCGCCTACGAGAGCTCTCAGGCCGCCGGTGACACCGGGCTGACCGACCTCGTCGAGGGGTTCGGCCCGCAGTTCGAGCAGGAGGAAGGGATCAACAGCGTCGGCGCGGAGCAAAACGACAGCGCGGTCGTCATCACGGTCGAGGGCGACACCCAGACCCTGCTCCAGCAGGCCAACCAGACCGGCGGGATGGGTGGCGGGGTCGCGTCGATGTCCGCACCCGCGGGCGGCTACTGACGGCAGCCGGCGACCCGACGGACTTTTCACCCGGTGGTCG belongs to Salinirussus salinus and includes:
- a CDS encoding bacterio-opsin activator domain-containing protein; the protein is MPADVGDAGDRTVSSVERLELLAERVEERLVDATSRAGVDRTVRDTVGSAGPVEFVAVFCYDDREFTFRTAAGVDEETATSLVPTEGPSPGLLAVGRERTQVADPRGENSPTAWRSLAEERGVGTLAFVPVAHRGEVYRLLVVGDARRDAYGVHERDALDGLGAAVGRTIGSLQHRKRERTLEFLQAAAERLESAETAGTVYETAVEVATDVLDVEAVGVFRFDPEKNVLEPATVTALLREFYGDTLTFGPGNGDAQVWQAYATGETRTFDYLAEADRLANPDTDARSAVFVPLNEHGVLVAASRTPGTFNTRERTLVDLLASTATSALERVAHERAAREREATLSRQASRLERVEVAGRLVREVNRVLVRARSRAELEEMVCRRLTDEAFAFAWIGSVPPDGDRVEPRAWAGDGAGYLDDAPLELNGGVGEPAARAAGGEATCVDVTDHLQRSEWARAAAERGFQSACAVPLTDRGVQYGALAVYATDPGAFAEMGETLVNLGETVGYGINVAEARQGVLADRSTELELRIPGGEGFMNLVAATAGEPVSYYELTPDATGSTRLVFALTDPPVEELHALEAGSVAVESLTEVNSGAEYVFRVTVAEGSVAATLLSCGAIPEDVVAHPGETTATVRLPQERDIREFVARVSDHYPGTELLARQEVDGPARTRRSFGTDVDAALTDRQLEVLRTAYESGFFESPRETTGSELAELLGVSQPTVTRHLREGQRRVFALLFDDPAGTAR
- a CDS encoding tetrahydrofolate dehydrogenase/cyclohydrolase catalytic domain-containing protein; the protein is MTEILDGEALAAEVREGLVAAIERLADAGARPTLATVLMSEDPASETYVSMKQDDCAEVGIEARDIGIDPDAPAAELYDTIDDLNADPEVNGILVQMPVPDHVDKRRVLRRIDPAKDVDGFHPENVGRLVAGDARFKPCTPHGIQKLLAAAGVDPEGKDAVVVGRSDIVGKPMANLLMQKTAGGNATVTVCHSRTDDLAAKTRGADILVAAAGAPEMIDGDMLSEGVVVVDVGVNRVDADTEKGYELVGDVDFESAREKARAITPVPGGVGPMTRAMLLYNTVKATAQDAGVEVDLP
- a CDS encoding DUF7117 family protein, with protein sequence MEIRGERECTDCGERWSYYETGEIQCPACGSVRSVGVGERAEHTGGAVELDLSEVRNAVDTASTDELARRAGEASAEYVRRAGFVHAGRLEPLDDTYLAAAELRRVGAELARRMRVDDAAELYLLELLRTADSGERPDPEEVPAGLRAGRGLAVAAAADAYVSDLRRVYDDPDREVSRVLSGVRAERKRVEALDGDVEPERAERVVRALRDLHAYLEADDETALARAQERV
- a CDS encoding PadR family transcriptional regulator — translated: MYDLTGFQRDLLYVIAGKEEPHGLAIKDELEEYYEKEIHHGRLYPNLDTLVDKGLVEKGQRDRRTNFYSLTRRGTREIEARREWEDQYVEM
- a CDS encoding TraB/GumN family protein; this encodes MRPPGDGKGSVTVVGTAHVSEESVREVEETIDRERPDVVAVELDESRYRRLKGGEPDDIDPKDLIRGRTVFQFIAYWLLSYIQAKLGERFDVEPGADMMAAVDTAERLGLGVALVDRDIQLTVRRFWSRLRFREKAGLFATLLVGTVGPVTAGLGVGFAVGTFLALPAEILAGPLLVPPLSVGVPVVGGLVGLGATVVDLLLVAGVVAAVVGVPLVLVFSALGDTGTDYGELEMEELTDTDVVSAMMEEFRRLSPGGAEALIDERDAYIAHRLVALREAGYHVVAVVGAGHREGIEGYLANPETLPPAASLTGEPSSSRWKSALYTAVGSLFTLGFLAFFVLLAIAGVRQGYLLTLFGVWFLVNGIVAAGLALAAGAHWPSAAVGGAVAWLTSVNPLLAPGWFAGYVELRYLDISVGDIGRLNDLLADEEKPLADLFRSMKQVPLFRLILVVAMTNIGSFVASILFATVLLPYLSADIGGLDALAGLMIEGAQRSAEAIWGALT
- a CDS encoding metalloprotease, with protein sequence MRFSRRELRDFAAAWLALTVAFALFFNRGLLRGLLAGFVQPDVLLRIAAESLVVVGTGFLLHELAHKVAAVRFGQAAEFRADYSMLGLAVVSALAGFLFAAPGAVHHRGRITPRENGLIALAGPAVNAILAAGFLAVALLADGLVGAVGNLGFVVNILLAGFNMIPFGPLDGRTVLDWSTPVFAVSFALTAGVAAVVLFGPLLPAL